Below is a genomic region from Flavobacterium ginsengisoli.
TTAATCAAACAACTATGCAAAAGTTTAGGAGTTCAAGATGCAACAAGCAGTCCGACTTTTTCTCTTGTAAACGAATACCAAACTTCTAGTAATCAAACCGTTTATCACTTTGATTTTTATAGATTAAACAAAGAAACCGAAGCGCTAGATATGGGCGTTGACGATTATTTGTATTCTGGAAATTGGTGTTTTATCGAATGGTCTGAAAAAATT
It encodes:
- the tsaE gene encoding tRNA (adenosine(37)-N6)-threonylcarbamoyltransferase complex ATPase subunit type 1 TsaE; this encodes MNIVFSLDQIQEVAEQIIASNPKKIILFNGEMGVGKTTLIKQLCKSLGVQDATSSPTFSLVNEYQTSSNQTVYHFDFYRLNKETEALDMGVDDYLYSGNWCFIEWSEKIASLIPEEHSTINIELLADGKRELNLV